Proteins encoded by one window of Salvia splendens isolate huo1 chromosome 7, SspV2, whole genome shotgun sequence:
- the LOC121811237 gene encoding probable WRKY transcription factor 65, which translates to MNAGFTRHRFSNDLDDSDYSASNSGGDSPRSKMASTSSSKRSRRASQKRVVSVPIKDIEGLRQKGDQIGSPPSDSWAWRKYGQKPIKGSPYPRGYYRCSSSKGCPARKQVERSRLDPKMLVVTYYCEHNHNWPVSKANYHKTTAARNVKTPISEEEEEEDEEEEVEKKPTINLSDQSHDEFEFTAAENKFSSSNNGGEGLFIQNGKFGWFADFESANCTMLESPMLAEDRISADSEMAMIFTMREEDESLFADLGELPECSTVFRRGMVESEAAGIGDHRMRAGDVT; encoded by the exons ATGAACGCCGGATTCACCCGCCACCGCTTCTCCAACGACCTGGACGACTCCGATTATTCCGCCAGCAACAGCGGCGGAGATTCCCCGCGCTCCAAGATGGCTTCCACTTCCTCCTCCAAAAGAAG TAGGAGAGCTTCACAGAAGAGAGTGGTGTCAGTGCCGATCAAGGACATTGAGGGATTAAGGCAGAAGGGTGATCAGATTGGTTCTCCACCGTCCGATTCTTGGGCGTGGAGGAAGTACGGCCAAAAGCCTATCAAAGGCTCCCCATATCCGAG AGGGTATTATAGGTGCAGTAGCTCAAAAGGATGTCCAGCAAGAAAACAAGTGGAGAGGAGTCGATTGGACCCTAAAATGTTGGTGGTGACGTATTATTGCGAGCACAACCACAATTGGCCGGTTTCCAAGGCCAACTACCACAAAACCACCGCCGCCAGAAACGTCAAAACTCCGATttcggaggaggaggaagaggaagacgaggaggaagaagtgGAGAAGAAGCCTACGATTAATCTATCCGATCAATCTCACGACGAATTCGAATTCACGGCGGCGGAGAACAAATTCAGCAGTAGCAATAACGGCGGCGAAGGACTGTTCATCCAAAACGGCAAATTCGGATGGTTTGCTGATTTCGAATCGGCAAATTGCACTATGTTGGAGAGCCCGATGCTGGCGGAGGACAGGATTAGTGCCGACAGCGAGATGGCGATGATTTTCACGATGAGGGAGGAGGATGAGTCGCTCTTCGCCGATCTCGGCGAGCTGCCGGAGTGCTCCACCGTGTTCCGTCGTGGGATGGTGGAGAGCGAGGCGGCCGGGATTGGCGACCACCGGATGAGGGCGGGTGATGTGActtag
- the LOC121810767 gene encoding uncharacterized protein LOC121810767, whose product MEAENVLNLFDSMWFHLGILEKTPTPPLLQTQPSQPSNQNVSRQLSLLGRSKSDDLSSFTTKNSTSPAIKPHLQTILSDKEVSVSLEIPKSPVMKKAVIKQQHDMRRKKKLSKSMSQLEFEEVKGFIDMGFVFSEEAKDDRALVEIVPGLQKLGQRTECGVPETEEKRRRRRRRSEEVSRMRGRPYLSEAWEFYEEEEKRLMKWRVPLPLPLPLPAAATNEMDIKDSLKSWAHTVASAVR is encoded by the coding sequence ATGGAAGCTGAAAATGTTCTAAACCTCTTCGATTCGATGTGGTTCCACCTCGGAATCCTCGAGAAAACCCCAACCCCACCATTACTTCAAACCCAACCGAGTCAACCATCAAATCAAAATGTTTCGCGCCAATTATCGTTGCTAGGAAGATCAAAGAGCGATGACCTATCAAGCTTCACGACAAAGAATTCCACCTCTCCCGCCATAAAACCCCACCTCCAAACCATACTCTCCGACAAAGAGGTTTCGGTTTCATTGGAAATTCCGAAAAGTCCAGTGATGAAGAAAGCCGTGATCAAACAGCAGCACGACatgagaaggaagaagaagctgAGCAAAAGCATGTCTCAGCTGGAGTTCGAAGAGGTGAAGGGCTTCATCGACATGGGCTTCGTGTTCTCGGAAGAAGCCAAGGATGACCGGGCCCTCGTTGAGATCGTCCCCGGCCTGCAAAAGTTAGGGCAGAGAACAGAATGCGGTGTTCCAGAAACTGAAGAgaaaaggaggaggaggaggaggaggagcgagGAAGTTTCTAGAATGAGAGGGAGGCCGTATCTATCAGAAGCGTGGGAGTTTTatgaagaggaagagaaaaggtTGATGAAATGGAgggttcctcttcctcttcctcttcctcttcctgcTGCTGCAACAAATGAGATGGACATCAAGGATAGTCTCAAATCCTGGGCCCACACAGTGGCTTCTGCTGTTAGATGA